From the genome of Kaistella daneshvariae, one region includes:
- a CDS encoding anti-sigma factor, protein MDIKTYISSGVIEDYVLGILPQEESSILECVMSNNAEVKQAVLEVQETFEKLATIQAITPPTTLKEEIRKRLEFGTDETKSGKIVPLSTEKTKVRKTGDFSGWMKAASVALLLGLGFLGYEVANKNAELKTIAQQNTELSSKITDLEQMNSIIMNSRRIELKGVEKHPNMIADVYWHTSKKVFLEIKNLPPAPTGKQYQLWAIVDGKPVDMGMHNPKADSTVQEMKSVDKAQAFAITLEKEGGNPQPTMEEMYVMGTT, encoded by the coding sequence GTGGATATAAAAACTTACATATCATCTGGCGTGATTGAAGATTACGTGCTGGGAATCCTTCCGCAGGAAGAATCTTCTATATTGGAGTGTGTAATGAGCAATAATGCAGAAGTTAAACAAGCCGTACTTGAAGTGCAGGAAACATTTGAAAAATTAGCAACCATTCAGGCGATTACACCGCCGACCACTTTGAAGGAGGAAATCCGGAAAAGACTGGAGTTCGGGACTGATGAAACGAAATCCGGAAAAATTGTGCCTTTAAGCACGGAAAAAACTAAGGTGAGAAAAACCGGCGATTTTTCCGGTTGGATGAAAGCTGCGTCAGTAGCACTTCTTCTTGGTTTAGGATTTTTAGGTTACGAAGTCGCGAATAAAAATGCAGAACTAAAAACCATCGCGCAGCAAAACACGGAATTATCCAGCAAAATCACCGATTTGGAACAGATGAATTCCATCATCATGAATTCCAGAAGAATTGAATTGAAAGGCGTGGAAAAACATCCGAATATGATTGCTGATGTATATTGGCATACTTCGAAAAAAGTCTTTTTGGAAATTAAAAATCTGCCGCCCGCACCAACCGGAAAACAATATCAGCTTTGGGCAATTGTAGACGGAAAACCTGTGGATATGGGAATGCATAATCCAAAAGCTGATTCAACCGTGCAGGAAATGAAATCTGTAGATAAGGCACAAGCTTTCGCCATTACCTTAGAAAAAGAAGGCGGAAATCCACAACCTACCATGGAGGAAATGTATGTGATGGGAACAACTTGA
- a CDS encoding RNA polymerase sigma factor produces MKKETISTEKLLSLLLSRDENGFNYLYDNYSGALYGVIFRIVRYEVEANEVMQDVFVKIWNSITTYDAKKATLYTWMLNIARNSAIDRLKSKSFQNDLKNQSIPDFVNDNAALSTEQVHEFHEVQKGVNSLRDEYKILINKAYFGGLTQEEISEELGIPLGTVKTRTRAALSELKNILKDFKFIILFF; encoded by the coding sequence TTGAAAAAAGAAACCATTTCTACGGAGAAACTTTTGTCTTTACTGTTAAGTAGAGATGAAAATGGTTTTAACTATTTGTATGATAATTATTCGGGCGCACTGTATGGAGTAATTTTCCGTATTGTGCGATATGAAGTGGAAGCTAATGAAGTGATGCAGGACGTGTTTGTGAAAATCTGGAATTCAATCACCACTTACGATGCGAAAAAAGCAACACTTTATACCTGGATGCTGAATATCGCGCGAAATTCTGCCATCGACCGCCTCAAATCAAAATCTTTCCAAAACGATTTAAAAAACCAAAGTATCCCCGACTTCGTAAATGACAATGCAGCACTTTCCACGGAACAGGTTCACGAATTTCATGAGGTTCAAAAAGGAGTAAATTCTTTGCGGGACGAATATAAAATCTTGATCAACAAAGCCTATTTCGGTGGTCTTACCCAAGAGGAAATTTCCGAAGAACTCGGTATACCATTGGGTACTGTAAAAACACGTACAAGAGCTGCGCTATCAGAATTAAAAAATATTTTAAAAGATTTCAAATTTATTATTTTATTTTTTTGA
- the msrB gene encoding peptide-methionine (R)-S-oxide reductase MsrB: MKKFLRISAIFLVSLFAFQMVKAQRIQKVNGKDIVNPYYSRTDTKILKIPNSTWKKVLNANLYSVSRLNDTEMAFTGKYNDFDGLGTYYCAACGNALFKSDAKFASTCGWPSFFETIRPKSVIYKKDVSYNMVRTEVRCGRCDAHLGHLFDDGPTASKKRFCMNSISLEFEPLAKNIK, translated from the coding sequence ATGAAAAAATTCCTTAGAATATCGGCAATTTTTTTGGTTTCTCTTTTCGCTTTTCAAATGGTAAAAGCGCAGCGAATTCAAAAAGTAAACGGAAAAGATATCGTCAATCCGTACTATTCCCGAACCGACACGAAAATCCTGAAAATCCCGAATTCAACCTGGAAGAAAGTGCTGAATGCCAATCTCTATTCGGTTTCACGACTTAACGATACCGAAATGGCTTTCACCGGCAAATACAATGATTTTGATGGACTCGGAACCTATTATTGCGCCGCCTGCGGAAACGCTTTATTTAAATCCGATGCAAAATTCGCAAGCACCTGCGGTTGGCCAAGTTTTTTCGAAACCATTCGCCCGAAATCTGTCATCTATAAAAAAGATGTTTCTTATAATATGGTTCGAACTGAAGTTCGATGTGGCAGATGCGACGCGCATTTAGGTCATCTTTTCGATGACGGACCAACAGCTTCGAAAAAGCGTTTCTGCATGAATTCTATTTCGCTGGAATTTGAGCCGCTTGCAAAAAATATCAAATAA
- a CDS encoding fasciclin domain-containing protein — MNYLKMTTAAVALTLTFGMAMQSCAPMAMHEKTVMVGGAPMYATKNIIENAVNSKDHTTLVAALKAAGLVETLQGDGPFTVFAPTDAAFEKLPAGTVNMLVMPENKEMLTNILTYHVVPGRISSKDLSMWITKNGGKYMAKTVQGEELSFWMKNNMMYVTDAKGNSAKITIADVNQSNGVIHVIDTVLMP; from the coding sequence ATGAACTATTTAAAAATGACCACAGCAGCCGTAGCGCTAACATTAACTTTTGGAATGGCAATGCAGTCTTGTGCGCCGATGGCAATGCATGAAAAAACCGTAATGGTAGGCGGCGCACCAATGTACGCGACGAAAAACATTATTGAAAACGCAGTAAATTCCAAAGATCACACGACTTTAGTCGCTGCCCTAAAAGCCGCAGGTTTGGTAGAAACTTTACAGGGCGACGGACCTTTCACCGTATTCGCACCAACCGACGCAGCTTTTGAAAAATTACCGGCTGGAACGGTAAATATGTTGGTAATGCCGGAAAACAAAGAAATGTTGACCAATATTTTAACTTACCACGTGGTGCCGGGAAGAATTTCCTCCAAAGATTTATCCATGTGGATCACTAAAAATGGTGGTAAATACATGGCAAAAACAGTTCAGGGCGAAGAATTAAGCTTCTGGATGAAAAATAATATGATGTACGTAACCGATGCAAAAGGAAACTCCGCAAAAATTACAATTGCAGATGTTAATCAGTCTAATGGTGTAATTCACGTGATAGACACGGTTCTTATGCCATAG
- a CDS encoding DUF2911 domain-containing protein gives MKKIILLFALSFSMMGFAQFSVPSASPRQTVEQQFSLSKITVDYGRPGVKGRKIFGELVPFGKVWRAGANSSTKITFNQNVNFGGKDVMAGTYGLFVLPTEKEWKIILNKDAQQWGAFSYDEKLNVVDVTVPVQKASEKQEWFQIALNPVDVHSVDLVLSWDNSKATVNIKEAKPEVVGQIIEKLNEINKIQRDAAAKK, from the coding sequence ATGAAAAAAATCATTTTACTTTTCGCTTTATCCTTCTCTATGATGGGGTTTGCACAATTCAGCGTGCCGAGTGCAAGTCCGCGCCAAACAGTAGAACAGCAGTTCTCTCTTTCCAAAATCACTGTAGATTATGGCAGACCTGGCGTTAAAGGCAGAAAAATCTTTGGCGAGCTCGTTCCGTTTGGAAAGGTGTGGCGCGCCGGCGCAAATTCTTCCACCAAAATAACTTTTAACCAAAATGTAAATTTCGGCGGAAAAGACGTGATGGCTGGGACTTATGGACTTTTCGTTCTTCCGACAGAAAAAGAGTGGAAGATCATTTTGAATAAAGATGCTCAGCAATGGGGCGCATTTTCCTACGACGAAAAACTGAATGTTGTTGACGTTACCGTGCCGGTTCAGAAGGCTTCCGAAAAACAGGAATGGTTTCAGATCGCATTAAATCCTGTCGATGTGCATTCCGTAGATTTGGTTTTGTCTTGGGATAACAGCAAAGCAACGGTGAATATTAAAGAAGCAAAACCCGAAGTTGTCGGTCAGATAATCGAAAAACTCAACGAGATCAACAAAATCCAAAGAGACGCCGCAGCGAAAAAATAA
- a CDS encoding bifunctional transcriptional activator/DNA repair enzyme AdaA, translated as MQLSDDIMYQASFQKNPDFEGVFWMGVKTTGIFCRPTCTARKPKSENVEFFSSTKAAILKGYRPCKICKPLENPEETPAYIQKILEELRENPALKFKDFDLVQRDIEPATMRRWFQKNHGMTFQAFQRMFRLNTAFKKIQQGENIIETAYDSGFESLSGFNESFKTIFGVSPKNSKTQKIIDLKRLETPLGTMYAAAVEDGICMLEFTDRKMLETEFKDLAKSLNATIVQGENPHFKVLEKELAEYFAGERKEFTVPLSPVGTQFQKEVWQVLRKIPYGETWSYRKQSDILGDPKKVRAVANANGMNKISILIPCHRVIGSNGTLTGYGGGIWRKQKLLELEQAILF; from the coding sequence ATGCAACTTTCAGACGACATCATGTATCAAGCTTCTTTTCAAAAAAATCCCGATTTCGAGGGCGTTTTTTGGATGGGCGTAAAAACCACCGGAATTTTTTGCCGCCCAACGTGCACGGCGCGAAAACCCAAATCTGAAAATGTAGAATTTTTTTCCTCCACTAAAGCGGCAATTTTAAAAGGTTACCGGCCGTGTAAAATCTGCAAACCGCTCGAAAATCCGGAAGAAACACCGGCTTATATTCAAAAAATTTTAGAAGAACTACGCGAAAATCCCGCCTTGAAATTTAAAGATTTCGATCTGGTGCAGCGCGACATCGAACCCGCAACAATGCGGCGCTGGTTCCAGAAAAATCATGGCATGACCTTTCAGGCTTTTCAAAGAATGTTCCGTTTGAATACCGCTTTTAAAAAAATCCAGCAAGGAGAAAATATAATCGAAACCGCGTACGACAGCGGTTTTGAGAGTTTAAGCGGTTTTAATGAAAGTTTCAAGACTATTTTTGGTGTGTCCCCGAAAAATTCGAAAACCCAGAAAATCATCGATTTAAAAAGACTCGAAACGCCGCTCGGAACCATGTACGCCGCCGCAGTGGAAGACGGAATTTGCATGCTCGAATTCACCGACCGCAAAATGCTGGAAACTGAGTTTAAAGATCTGGCAAAATCCCTAAACGCCACCATTGTTCAAGGTGAAAATCCGCATTTTAAAGTTTTAGAAAAAGAACTTGCTGAATATTTCGCAGGTGAAAGAAAGGAATTTACAGTACCGCTATCGCCCGTTGGAACGCAGTTTCAAAAAGAAGTTTGGCAAGTTTTGCGCAAAATTCCGTACGGTGAAACCTGGTCTTACCGCAAACAATCCGACATTTTGGGCGATCCGAAAAAAGTCCGTGCAGTCGCCAACGCAAACGGAATGAATAAGATTTCGATTTTAATTCCGTGTCACCGCGTCATCGGCAGCAACGGCACATTAACCGGGTACGGCGGCGGGATTTGGCGCAAACAGAAACTTTTGGAACTCGAGCAGGCGATTCTTTTTTAA
- a CDS encoding GNAT family N-acetyltransferase, translating to MNFSLQPTLENENLKLIPLQESDFERLYAVASDPEVWAMHPNKERYKREVFQNFFTGALESKGAFLVIDKNSDEVLGSTRFYDFNEEENSIFIGYTFYGTKSWGKNINAQVKKMLLDYIFQFVEKVIFHVGKDNIRSVKAMEKLGAENLGNEEVAYFGEAPKINTVFQITKNAWKIKQNLH from the coding sequence ATGAATTTTTCTCTTCAACCTACTTTAGAAAACGAAAATTTGAAGCTCATTCCTTTGCAGGAAAGCGATTTTGAAAGACTGTATGCCGTCGCCTCCGATCCGGAAGTTTGGGCAATGCATCCGAATAAAGAACGCTATAAAAGAGAAGTTTTTCAGAATTTTTTCACCGGCGCGCTGGAAAGTAAAGGCGCTTTTTTGGTCATCGACAAAAATTCCGACGAAGTTTTGGGCAGCACCAGATTTTATGATTTTAATGAAGAAGAGAACAGTATTTTCATTGGCTATACTTTTTACGGCACCAAATCCTGGGGAAAAAACATCAATGCGCAGGTAAAAAAAATGTTGCTGGATTATATTTTTCAGTTCGTGGAAAAGGTCATTTTCCATGTCGGGAAAGATAACATCCGTTCCGTAAAAGCGATGGAAAAATTAGGTGCAGAAAATTTGGGGAATGAAGAAGTAGCCTATTTCGGTGAAGCACCGAAAATCAATACCGTTTTCCAAATCACAAAAAATGCCTGGAAAATCAAGCAGAATTTACATTAA
- the amaB gene encoding L-piperidine-6-carboxylate dehydrogenase: MSHTNQDFGIEKSLSNLGISAENLGVSTGGKYFASGDLLESYSPTDGKLIAKVTTADFSDYDRVIESSKKAFQVFRQIPAPKRGELVRQFGLKLRHYKDDLGKLVSYEMGKSLQEGLGEVQEMIDICDFAVGLSRQLYGFTMHSERPGHRMYEQYHPLGVVGIISAFNFPVAVWSWNTALAWICGNVTIWKPSEKTPLCGIACQNIITEVLKENDLPEGISSMIVGDHTIGDRLVNDKNVALISFTGSTKVGRLVGTNVAQRFGKSILELGGNNAIIFTENADLNMSIIGAVFGAVGTAGQRCTSTRRLIIHESIFEDVKNRLVKAYAQLKIGNPLDENNHVGPLIDKDAVQQYLDSIEKCKKEGGNFVVEGGVLEGEAYTSGCYVKPCIAEVENSFEIVQHETFAPILYIMKYKTLEEAIAMQNDVPQGLSSAIMTTDMRQAELFLSQQGSDCGIANVNIGTSGAEIGGAFGGEKETGGGRESGSDVWKYYMRRQTNTINYTDSLPLAQGIKFDL, encoded by the coding sequence ATGTCCCACACAAATCAGGATTTTGGAATCGAAAAATCCCTTTCTAATTTAGGAATTTCAGCAGAAAATTTAGGTGTTTCAACCGGCGGAAAATACTTTGCCAGCGGTGATCTGCTCGAAAGTTATTCACCAACCGACGGAAAATTAATTGCAAAAGTTACGACTGCAGATTTCAGCGATTACGACCGCGTTATTGAAAGTTCAAAAAAAGCTTTTCAGGTATTTCGTCAGATTCCGGCTCCGAAAAGAGGTGAGTTGGTACGCCAGTTTGGTTTAAAACTGCGCCATTACAAAGATGATTTGGGAAAACTGGTTTCCTACGAAATGGGAAAATCTTTACAGGAAGGTTTGGGAGAAGTTCAGGAAATGATTGATATCTGCGATTTTGCCGTTGGTTTATCGCGCCAGCTTTATGGTTTTACGATGCACTCCGAAAGACCGGGACACCGGATGTACGAGCAGTATCACCCGCTGGGAGTCGTGGGAATTATTTCCGCGTTTAATTTCCCGGTAGCAGTTTGGTCCTGGAACACTGCGCTCGCCTGGATCTGTGGAAATGTCACCATCTGGAAACCATCAGAAAAAACACCGCTTTGTGGAATTGCTTGCCAAAATATTATCACTGAAGTTTTAAAGGAAAACGATTTGCCGGAAGGAATTTCCAGCATGATTGTGGGCGACCACACAATTGGCGACCGTTTGGTAAACGATAAAAATGTGGCGCTCATTTCTTTCACCGGTTCTACAAAAGTGGGCCGATTGGTCGGAACGAATGTCGCGCAGCGTTTCGGAAAATCAATTTTGGAATTGGGCGGAAATAATGCCATTATTTTCACTGAAAATGCAGATTTGAATATGTCCATCATCGGTGCAGTTTTCGGCGCTGTAGGAACGGCAGGTCAAAGGTGTACTTCGACAAGACGTTTAATCATTCACGAATCTATTTTTGAAGATGTGAAAAACCGTTTGGTGAAAGCCTATGCGCAGCTGAAAATCGGAAATCCTTTGGACGAAAATAATCACGTGGGACCACTCATCGATAAAGATGCGGTGCAGCAATATTTGGATTCCATTGAAAAATGCAAGAAAGAGGGCGGAAATTTTGTGGTTGAAGGCGGCGTTTTGGAAGGTGAAGCGTACACCTCCGGCTGCTATGTAAAACCATGTATTGCTGAAGTTGAAAACTCTTTTGAAATCGTGCAGCACGAAACGTTTGCACCAATTCTTTACATCATGAAATACAAAACTTTGGAGGAAGCAATCGCGATGCAAAACGATGTTCCGCAAGGTTTAAGTTCCGCGATTATGACGACCGATATGCGCCAGGCAGAATTATTCCTTTCTCAACAAGGTTCTGATTGTGGAATTGCCAATGTAAATATCGGAACGTCCGGTGCAGAAATCGGTGGTGCTTTTGGCGGAGAGAAAGAAACCGGCGGCGGCCGTGAATCCGGCTCGGATGTCTGGAAATATTATATGCGCCGACAAACCAATACCATCAATTATACCGACAGTTTGCCTTTGGCGCAGGGAATAAAATTCGATTTATAA
- the lat gene encoding L-lysine 6-transaminase has translation MNNAIAPNPQPTNDVKQTLSRHMLADGFDFVMDFDKSHGSWIHDRVTGKNYLDMFSMFASASIGYNHPYLMEKSAWLGKMAVNKPTLADVYSQEFADFMKVFERVAIPKELQYCFFIEGGTMGVENAMKACFDWKTRKNFEKGLDLEAGICIHFKQAFHGRSGYTLSLTNTSDPRKYQYFPKFDWPRILNPHLTFPITEENLEETIKHENLALLNIEEAILSNPNKVACIIIEPIQAEGGDNHFRDEFFVGLRKICDENEVLLIFDEVQTGIGLTGKMWAFEHFSVAPDIISFGKKAQVCGVLANKEKFDEIPNNVFRESSRINSTFGGNFIDMLRFQLILEVIEKENLVENARIMGEFLLEKLQDLQAKYPDLVSNARGRGLMCAIDLPTGEQRDQLRELLYNEHLIILACGDRSIRFRPHLNVNKEELQMALDLIELCLKKM, from the coding sequence ATGAACAACGCAATTGCTCCCAATCCACAACCTACAAACGATGTCAAGCAAACGCTTTCACGGCACATGCTCGCCGATGGTTTTGATTTCGTCATGGATTTCGACAAATCGCACGGCTCCTGGATTCACGACCGCGTGACGGGAAAAAATTATCTGGATATGTTTTCCATGTTCGCATCGGCGTCCATCGGGTACAACCACCCGTATTTAATGGAAAAATCGGCCTGGCTCGGCAAAATGGCAGTAAACAAACCAACTTTAGCCGATGTTTATTCGCAGGAATTTGCCGATTTTATGAAGGTTTTTGAAAGAGTAGCGATTCCGAAAGAATTGCAGTATTGCTTTTTCATCGAAGGAGGAACGATGGGCGTGGAAAACGCGATGAAAGCCTGTTTCGACTGGAAAACCCGTAAAAATTTCGAAAAAGGTCTGGACTTGGAAGCCGGAATCTGCATCCATTTCAAGCAGGCGTTTCATGGAAGAAGTGGATATACTTTAAGTTTGACGAATACTTCGGACCCGCGCAAATATCAGTATTTCCCGAAATTTGATTGGCCGCGAATCCTTAATCCACATTTGACTTTCCCGATCACCGAGGAAAATTTGGAGGAAACCATTAAGCACGAAAATTTAGCGCTTTTAAATATTGAAGAAGCGATTCTTTCAAATCCAAACAAGGTGGCGTGTATCATCATTGAACCGATTCAGGCTGAAGGTGGCGACAATCATTTCCGCGATGAATTTTTTGTGGGCTTAAGAAAAATATGCGACGAGAATGAGGTTTTATTGATTTTTGACGAAGTGCAGACCGGCATTGGTTTGACCGGAAAAATGTGGGCTTTTGAACATTTCAGCGTGGCGCCGGATATTATTTCCTTCGGAAAAAAAGCGCAGGTTTGCGGCGTTTTGGCGAACAAAGAAAAATTTGATGAAATACCAAATAATGTTTTCCGTGAAAGCTCCAGAATCAATTCTACTTTTGGTGGAAACTTCATCGATATGCTGCGTTTTCAGCTGATTCTCGAAGTTATTGAAAAAGAAAATTTAGTGGAAAATGCCCGAATTATGGGCGAATTTTTACTAGAGAAGTTACAGGATTTGCAGGCAAAATATCCGGATTTGGTTTCCAACGCGCGAGGCCGCGGTTTGATGTGCGCGATAGATTTGCCAACAGGCGAGCAGCGCGATCAACTGCGCGAACTTTTGTACAATGAACATTTAATAATTTTGGCTTGTGGTGACCGTTCGATACGATTCAGGCCGCATCTGAATGTAAATAAAGAGGAGCTTCAAATGGCCCTGGACCTCATTGAGCTTTGTTTAAAGAAAATGTAA
- a CDS encoding putative signal transducing protein: MERETRVPVFESDQPAKVQLVKSKLEAQKITTYTNNTYMSFTTTPTATMVRVLVNLQDEQKAFEIIDELLKETELNLNEN, encoded by the coding sequence ATGGAAAGAGAAACAAGAGTCCCCGTATTTGAGAGCGATCAGCCCGCAAAAGTGCAGCTGGTAAAATCAAAATTAGAAGCCCAAAAAATTACCACCTACACCAACAACACCTATATGTCTTTTACGACAACGCCTACAGCGACCATGGTGCGTGTATTGGTAAATTTACAGGATGAGCAAAAAGCCTTCGAAATTATCGACGAATTGCTAAAAGAAACCGAACTTAATTTAAACGAAAACTAA
- a CDS encoding alpha-ketoacid dehydrogenase subunit alpha/beta yields the protein MESTYIETQQISFQDFKNQILEDYKLGRISREMSYLGRREVLTGKAKFGIFGDGKELPQLAMAKVFRNGDFRSGYYRDQTFALAIDAITVENFFAQLYADTNIEREPASAGRQMNGHYATRSLNEDGSWKDLTKQKNISSDISPTAGQMPRLLGLALASKVYKTVEFEGSEIFSNKGNEVAFGTIGDASTAEGHFWETLNAACALQVPMIVSIWDDGYGISVPTQNQRAKADIAEMLSGFQRKEGEEQGCEIIQVKAWDYPSLLDAYARAEHFARTESIPVVVHVVEVTQPQGHSTSGSHERYKSEDRLKWEGEYDGLLKFREWIFNYSIEIEGAEQQLASIEDLEKIEAEAKKMVKEGQKKAWEDYQKTIIDLKEALLPLVENLKSQNTEVAAELEQFGKIVSVAKRDIFHLVRKTLLLTRANQTAERHDLQLKYEQVFATEKENYSSHLYSQSEWNATKVLEVKPVFSDASETVDGRVVIRNNFDKIFEKYPETLIFGEDAGNIGDVNQGLEGLQEKYGELRIADTGIREATILGQGIGMAMRGLRPIAEIQYLDYILYCLQGMSDDLATVQYRTRGGQKAPLIIRTRGHRLEGIWHSGSPMAGILNLSKGILVLVPRNLTIAAGFYNTMLQSDEPALIIECLNGYRLKETQPDNLGEFTIPVGKVEITREGSDVTLVTYGSTWRLVMEAAKELEKIGISAEVIDIQSLIPFDLSHEIKESVKKTNRLVVIDEDVEGGASAFILQQILEKQKAFRYLDSDPLTISAENHRPPYASDGDYFSKPSVDDMVEKIYGVFHEVNPEKFPKI from the coding sequence ATGGAATCCACCTATATCGAAACTCAGCAGATTTCTTTTCAGGACTTTAAAAACCAGATCCTCGAAGATTATAAGCTTGGCCGTATTTCCCGCGAAATGTCTTACCTCGGCAGACGCGAAGTTTTAACGGGAAAGGCAAAATTCGGAATCTTTGGCGACGGTAAGGAATTGCCGCAGTTGGCAATGGCAAAAGTTTTTAGAAATGGTGATTTCCGGAGTGGATATTATAGGGATCAAACGTTCGCGCTGGCCATCGATGCAATTACCGTAGAAAACTTTTTCGCGCAGTTGTACGCCGATACCAATATCGAACGTGAACCCGCTTCTGCAGGCCGCCAGATGAATGGGCACTACGCCACACGTAGCTTAAATGAGGACGGAAGCTGGAAAGATTTAACCAAGCAAAAAAATATTTCTTCCGATATTTCCCCGACGGCTGGACAAATGCCGCGACTGTTAGGATTGGCTTTAGCTTCAAAAGTGTATAAAACTGTTGAATTTGAAGGTTCTGAAATTTTCTCCAACAAAGGAAATGAAGTTGCTTTTGGAACTATTGGTGATGCCTCTACTGCTGAAGGTCATTTCTGGGAAACCTTAAATGCTGCCTGTGCTTTGCAGGTACCGATGATTGTTTCAATCTGGGATGATGGTTACGGAATTTCTGTTCCGACCCAAAACCAACGTGCAAAAGCCGATATCGCGGAAATGCTTTCCGGTTTTCAAAGAAAAGAAGGCGAGGAGCAGGGCTGCGAAATTATTCAGGTAAAAGCCTGGGATTATCCGTCTCTGCTTGATGCTTACGCGCGCGCCGAGCATTTTGCCCGCACTGAAAGTATTCCGGTCGTGGTGCACGTGGTGGAAGTTACGCAGCCGCAGGGTCACTCGACTTCAGGTTCACATGAAAGATATAAAAGCGAAGACCGCCTGAAATGGGAAGGTGAATATGATGGTCTGTTGAAATTCCGTGAATGGATTTTTAATTATTCAATTGAAATTGAAGGCGCTGAACAGCAATTGGCTTCAATCGAAGATTTAGAAAAAATTGAAGCAGAAGCGAAAAAAATGGTCAAAGAGGGCCAGAAAAAAGCGTGGGAAGATTATCAGAAAACCATCATTGATCTAAAAGAAGCCTTGCTTCCTTTGGTGGAAAATTTAAAATCTCAAAACACGGAAGTTGCTGCGGAATTGGAACAGTTCGGCAAAATTGTATCGGTGGCGAAAAGAGATATTTTCCATCTGGTAAGAAAAACTTTATTGCTGACAAGAGCAAACCAAACTGCTGAAAGACACGATCTTCAGCTGAAATATGAGCAGGTTTTCGCAACTGAAAAAGAAAATTATTCCTCACATTTATATTCACAGTCCGAATGGAATGCCACCAAAGTGTTGGAGGTAAAACCTGTCTTTTCTGACGCTTCCGAAACCGTAGACGGTCGGGTAGTGATAAGAAATAATTTCGACAAAATTTTTGAAAAATATCCGGAAACTTTAATTTTTGGTGAAGATGCCGGAAATATTGGCGACGTAAACCAGGGCTTGGAAGGACTACAGGAAAAGTACGGCGAACTGCGTATCGCTGATACCGGAATTCGTGAAGCTACCATTCTCGGTCAGGGAATCGGAATGGCAATGCGCGGTTTAAGACCGATTGCAGAAATCCAGTACCTCGATTATATTTTGTACTGTTTGCAAGGCATGAGCGATGATTTGGCGACCGTGCAGTACAGAACGCGCGGCGGACAAAAAGCGCCTCTAATCATCAGAACGCGTGGTCACCGTTTGGAAGGAATTTGGCATTCAGGTTCGCCGATGGCGGGAATTTTAAACCTTTCTAAAGGTATTTTGGTTCTTGTTCCAAGAAACTTAACGATAGCTGCAGGTTTCTACAACACCATGCTTCAGTCCGACGAACCGGCATTAATCATCGAATGTCTGAACGGTTACCGTTTGAAAGAAACACAACCGGACAACTTAGGTGAGTTTACCATTCCGGTTGGTAAAGTTGAAATCACCAGAGAAGGTTCCGACGTAACTTTGGTGACGTACGGTTCTACCTGGAGACTCGTTATGGAAGCGGCAAAAGAATTGGAAAAAATCGGTATTTCAGCGGAAGTAATTGATATTCAGTCTTTAATTCCATTCGATTTAAGCCACGAAATTAAAGAAAGCGTGAAGAAAACCAACCGCCTCGTTGTCATTGACGAAGATGTGGAAGGTGGAGCTTCAGCCTTTATTTTACAGCAGATTTTAGAAAAACAAAAAGCCTTCAGATATTTGGATTCCGATCCGCTGACCATTTCTGCGGAAAATCACCGTCCGCCGTATGCGAGCGATGGCGACTATTTCAGCAAACCAAGTGTTGATGATATGGTAGAAAAAATTTACGGCGTTTTCCACGAAGTAAATCCGGAAAAGTTTCCGAAAATTTAA